ATTCATCGTTAAATTTGTATCTTTAAATAAATTCTAACAATGAATATTCCTGAATTAATACAAGCACAAAAAAACTTTTTTGCAACACAGCAAACTAAAAATATTTCTTTTAGAGTAAATGCTTTAAAAAGACTTCAGAAAGAACTCATAAAAAGAGAAAATGACATTATTAAAGCTTTATATGCTGATTTTAAAAAATCAGCATATGAAGCCGTAATGACTGAAACTTCCATTGTTTTAGCTGAATTAAAAATGGCGATTAAAAACTGTCATTCTTGGAGCAAACCAAAACGAGTTTTACCATCGCTTTTAAATTTTCCTTCATCAGCAAAAATATATAAAGAACCCTACGGAACTACATTAATTATTGCACCTTGGAATTATCCGCATCAATTAGCTTTTGCGCCACTTTTAGGTGCAATTACAGCAGGAAATACCATCATTTTAAAACCATCAGAATTAACACCACACGTAAGTAAAATTACCAAAGAAATTATAGAAGCCGTATTTGATAAAAATCACGTGGCAGTTATTGAAGGTGGCATTGCTGTTTCTCAAGAATTATTAGCACAACGCTGGGATTATATTTTTTTTACAGGAAGTGTGCCTGTTGGAAAAATTGTAGCAAAAGCGGCTGCCGAACACCTTACTCCTATCACTTTAGAATTAGGCGGAAAAAGTCCTTGTATTATTGATGAAACGGCTAATATTCCACTAACGGCAAAACGTTTAGTTTGGGGTAAATTTCTAAATGCAGGACAAACATGTATTGCTCCTGATTATTTATTGATTCATAAATCAGTAAAAGAAAATTTTATAAAGCATTTTAAAGAGGAAATAATAAATGCTTATGGAGAAAACCCTCAAAATTCTAGCGATTTCCCTAGAATTGTAAATACTCGTAATTTTGATAGATTAGCCTTACTTTTAAAAGATGAAAACTGCATAATTGGAGGGCAAACAGATAGAGAAAAGCGCTATATTTCACCAACACTTATTGATGAACCAAGCTTAAATAGTGAGGTTATGAAAGAGGAAATATTTGGTCCTATACTTCCTTTAATTTCATATCAAAAAGAAGAAGATTTTGATAAAATAATTTCTAATTATAATAAGCCTTTAGCCTTGTATGTTTTTACAACACGTAATAGTTTTACTAAAAAGATAATTGCAAAATATTCTTTTGGCGGAGGAACAATTAATGATACAACTGTACATTTTGCTAATCATCGTTTACCTTTTGGTGGCGTTGGCGAAAGTGGCATTGGTAGCTATCACGGAAAACAAAGTTTTGAAACTTTTTCTCATCAAAAAGGAGTCGTTACCAGAAAAAACTGGCTAGATATCCCTGTACGATATGCGCCTTATAAAGGAAAATTAAAACAATTAAAGATGTTATTAAAAATAAGTTAATCATTTTTTAAATAACTTCAGTTACGAAAGGTTTTCTTCAAAGATAACAGAGATTTAATTCGTATTTTTGGAATTCAATAAATCGATTTCTTAGATGAAAAAATTCAAATGGTTGACCTACAAGGTCAATATGCAAAAATAAAACCACAAGTAAATAAAGCTTTTGAGAGTGTTTTAGACACTGCCTACTATATTGGAGGTCCTGAGGTTAAAGGATTCGGAAGCGATTTAGAAAAATATTTAGACGTAAAACACGTAATTCCATGTGCTAACGGAACTGATGCTCTGCAAATAGCAATGATGGGTTTAGGTTTAGAACAAGGTGATGAAGTTATTACTGCTGATTTTACTTTTGCTGCAACTGTTGAAGTTATTGCTTTATTAAAGCTAACTCCTGTTTTAGTTGATGTAGATGCAGATACTTTTAACATTAATATTGAAGCTTTAAAAAAGGCTATTACACCAAAAACAAAAGCAATTGTTCCTGTTCATTTATTTGGTCAGTGTGCAAATATGGAAGCGGTAATGGAAATTGCCAAAGAACATAATTTATTTGTTATTGAGGATAATGCTCAAGCAATTGGAGCAGACTATACTTTTTCTGACGGAACAAAAAAGAAATCTGGAACTATTGGAAATGTAGGTACAACATCTTTTTTCCCTTCTAAAAACTTAGGTTGTTATGGTGATGGTGGTGCAATTTTCACTAATGATGATGATTTAGCTCATACAATTAGAGGAATTGTAAACCACGGAATGTACAAGCGTTATTATCATGATGTTGTTGGTGTAAATTCTCGTTTAGACAGCTTACAAGCAGCTGTTTTACAAATAAAATTACCTTTATTAGACAGTTTTTGTGATGCTCGTAGAAAAGCTGCTAGATATTATAATACTGCTTTTGCTAATAATACAAATATTATAACTCCAACGACTAGCTCTTGTGGTACAACGATGTGTGATAACTGTAATTGTCATGTTTTTCATCAGTATACTTTAAAAATTACAAACGGAAAACGTAATGAATTACATCAACATTTATTAGACAATAATATTCCGAATGCAATTTATTACCCTGTGCCGTTACATGCTCAAAAAGCATATAAAGATGCACGTTATAACGAAGATGATTTTAAAGTTACAAATCAATTAATTGATGAAGTAATTTCATTACCAATGCACACCGAATTAGATGAAGAGCAATTGGCTTTTATTACTAAAACAATTTTAGATTTTTTAGGATAAAAAAATGATAAATCAAAAAATAAAAACACTTAAAATAATTCATCTTGCCTTAATAGCAGGAGTTACTTTAACCTATTTTTTAATGGGCGATTTTAAAAACATCTTAAATATAGAAATAGATGATGCTTCTTTAATATATTCATTTATTCCTGCGGTAGCTTATGTTTTAAGTAACTTTATATTTAAAAATACTTTAAAAGGAATTAAAAAAGAAAGTACTGATAATGAAAAATTTACTATTTATCAAAGTGCTTCTATTTTTAAGTGGGCTATAATAGAGATTGCTTGTTTTTTGATTCTTCTTTTAAAACCCGATTTTATTCTTTTTGGTGTTATTCTTTTATTTTATATGATTTTATTAGCACCTAAAGAAGATAAAATATTTCAACTTTTGGATATTAAAAATTCAAACATTTAAAAAATACTATGAAAAAGATATTAGTTACTGGTGGATTAGGTTTTATAGGTTCACATACTGTTGTCGAATTACAAAATAAAGGTTTTGAAGTTGTTATTATTGATGATTTATCAAACTCTAAAATAACTGTTTTAGATAAAATTACAGAAATTACAGGTGTAAAACCCGATTTTCATCAATTAGATTTACGTATAAAATCAAACGTTACTAATTTTTTCAACAATAATACTATTGATGGAATTATTCATTTTGCTGCTTTTAAAGCCGTTGGAGAAAGTGTTCAAAATCCGTTAGATTATTACGAAAACAACATCGGAAGTTTAGTTTATTTACTACAAGAAATCAGAAATAGAAAAATTGATAATTTCATTTTCAGTTCATCTTGCACCGTTTACGGACAAGCCGATGAATTACCAATTACCGAAAATGCGCCTACAAAACCTGCTGAATCTCCTTACGGAAACACAAAGCAAATTGGTGAAGAAATTATAAAAGATAGCTGTGATGCCTATAATATAAATGCTATTGCATTACGTTATTTTAATCCGATTGGCGCACACGATAGCCTTAAAATTGGCGAATTACCTTTAGGAGTTCCTCAAAATTTAATTCCGTATGTAACACAAACTGCAGTAGGAATCAGAAAAGAATTATCTGTTTTTGGTGATGATTACGAAACTCCTGACGGAACAGCAATTCGTGATTATATTCACGTGGTCGATTTAGCAAAAGCACATATTGCTGCGTTAAATCGTTTATTAGAAAAAAAGAACAAAACTAATTTTGAGTTTTTTAATGTAGGTACAGGAACAGGAAGTTCGGTTTTAGAGGTTATCAATTCATTTGAAAAAGTTACCAATAAAAAACTAAACTATAAAATTGTTGAAAAACGAGCAGGTGATATTACCGCTGCATATGCAGACACTACCATTGCTAATAAAGAGTTGAATTGGAAAACTGAAAAAACCTTAGAAGATGCTTTATTATCTTCTTGGAAATGGCAAGAAAATCAATAAAATAATTTTTTTATAATTATTAAAAACAGGATTCAATATTTTTTTATTGAGTCCTGTTTTTTTTATTAGAAGCAATTTCCCGCTTTCCGCACTCGCTTTTTTTATTTTTTCGAAAAGAAAAATAAAAAAGAGCTCAAACAATTGCTTCAATCGGGGCTAGAAATACATCTCTAATTGATAATATTATTTTTATATCAAAAAACTTCTTAACATTAATTAATCAATTTAAAAACTTTCTATATACACTAGAGCGCCTAAAAACTAAATTCATTAATTATTACTTATAGTTGTATTTACATTAAATTTAAAGAAACATCAGAGTTTTGCTCAAAATAAAAACAACTGATGAAAACATTACAAAAAATTATTTTAGGTACTACTTTAAGTGTTTTAGCTATAGGATGTCAAAATGATGATGACACTGTTAAAAAACAAATAGACACATCTGTAAACTTCAGTTATAAAACAAGTATAAAAATTGGTGGTGAAGGCGCTTCAGAAATTTCGGCTTTCGATAAGATATCGAAAAAATTATTTACGGTTAATGTTGAATCTAATGAGATATCAATAAATAACATTACAGATTTAAACAATCCTAAAAAAGAAAAAATAGACCTTACTACTTATGGTGCTCCAAATAGTGTTGCAGTACTTAACGGTCAATTAGCTGTTGCAGTTGAAGCATCAGTAAAACAAAACAACGGAAAAATTTTATTATTCAATACAGCAGATAATAAATTAATAAGTGAATTTACAGTAGGTGCTTTACCTGATATGGTGGCTTTTTCTCCTGATGGAAAAACAATTGTTTCTGCTAACGAAGGAGAACCTAATAGTGAGTACACAATTGACCCAAAAGGAACTATAAGTATTATTAATATCGAAAATAAAGAAGTTACTACTTTAAATTTTGATGCATTTAATTCTGATGAAAGTGCATTAGAAAAAGACGGATTTAGAGTTTTTGGTCCTGATGCTACTTTATCAGAAGATGTAGAACCTGAATATGTTGCTATTTCAGACGATTCTAAAACTGCTTGGATTTCTTTACAGGAAAACAACGGAATTGCAAAAGTAAACTTAGCTACAAAAACAATTGAAGCTATTTATCCTTTAGGATTTAAAGATTACAATCTTGCTGAAAACAGTATTGATGCTAGTGATAAAGATGATAAAAAAGAATTAAAAAAATGGCCTGTAAAAGGGATGTATCAGCCAGATGCTATTAAATATGCAAATATTAACGGTGTTGATTATATTTTCTCTGCAAACGAAGGAGATTCTAGAGATTATGACGGTTTTAGCGAAGAAGTTAGAATGGATGATTTAGTATTAGATGAAACTGTTTTTCCTATTTCTAAGGACTATTTAAATGAGGTAAACTTAGGAAGATTAAAAACTACAACTACTTTAGGTGATACTAATAACGATGGAAAAGTAGAAACTTTATATAGTTATGGAGCTCGTTCTTTTAGTGTTTGGTCAGGTGATAGCGGTACACTTTTATACGATAGTGGTAATAATATCGCTACCGAAACATTAAACGCTACTTTAGATAGATTTAATGATAACGATAAAAGAAGTGATGATAAAGGTGCTGAACCAGAAAGTGTAGAAATTTTAAATATCGGAAATGAGCGTTATATTTTATTTGTTGGTTTAGAAAGAAACGATCAAGTTATGGTTTATGATGTAACAAATCCTACTGCTCCTGTATTTTTAGATATTTTATCTCATACTGGTGATGAAGGTCCTGAAGGTTTATTAGCTATATCTGCTGAAGATAGCCCAACAGGAAAAGCTTTATTAGTAGTTTCTAATGAAGATAGTGGAACTGTAACATTCTACGAAAACAAATAATATTTAGTGTTTTTAGACAAAAAAGCTCAACTTATTAAAATAAGTTGAGCTTTTTATTTTTTATAAATAATACTAAGCTAATACCCCTGCTCCACTTGCTGTAACAGTTCTATCAATTTTACGCATTAAACCTTGTAAAACTTTACCTGGTCCAACTTCAATAAATTCAGTTCCTCCATCGGCAACCATTGCTTGAATACATTGCGTCCATCTTACTGGTGCAGTTAATTGTGCTATTAAATTTTCTTTAATCTCTTCAGGATTAGTAACCGCTTTTGCAACTACATTCTGATATACAGGGCAAGTTGGCTGACTAAAAGTAGTTTCTTCAATTGCTTTTGCTAATTCCTCACGAGCTGGTTCCATCATTGGTGAATGAAATGCACCTCCAACAGGTAAAATAATGGCTCTTTTTGCGCCTTTTTCAGTTAATACTTCACACGCTTTTTCAATTGCTTCTACTTCTCCTGAAATTACTAATTGACCAGGACAGTTGTAATTTGCAGCAACTACAACGCCATCAATTTCGGCACAAGTATCTTCAACAATTTTATCTTCTAAACCTAAAACAGCTGCCATTGTTGATGGCTTAATTTCACAAGCCTTTTGCATTGCCAAAGCACGTTTAGAAACTAAAGTTAATCCATCTTCAAAAGATAAAACTCCGTTTGCTACTAATGCAGATAATTCACCTAATGAATGTCCTGCAACCATTTCAGGTTTAAAATCGTCTCCTAAAACTTTAGCTAAAATTACAGAATGTAAGAATATAGCTGGCTGAGTTACCTTTGTTTGCTTTAATTCCTCAGGTGTACCTTCAAACATTACGTCTGTAATACTGAAACCTAATATATCGTTTGCTTTTTCAAATAATTCTTGGGCTACGGGTGATTTTTCATATAAATCTAATCCCATTCCTGTAAATTGCGCTCCTTGACCTGGAAAAATATATGCTTTCATCTTTAATTTATTATTAATAAAAAAATGTAAATTGAAATAATTACATTCTTTAATTGTTATTTTTTGTTTGTTATGTATTGCAAACATACACATTTTTAGATTCATTATTAATTCGAAAAATGGTTCTATAACTGATGAATTTAAAAATAAAACAACATTTTTATTCCTTTTAAAAAAAAAGAATATTAACGATTTTGTAAAAGATTTAAAAAGTATGTAAATATGCCTAGCCCCGATTGAAGCATTTGTTTGAGCTCTTTTTTATTTTTCTTTTCGAAAAAATAAAAAAAGCGAGTGCGGAAAGCGGGAAATTGCTTCAAAAAAAAAATACTTCCTAGTTTTACACTACTATTTTATCGTTTATTATTGTACTTTGGTTTTGAAGAAAAATCAATTAAAAGTTGGCTAATAAAAACCTACTTTTGAAACTCAAAAAAAATTATGATAAGCAAATCTTTTTATCGATTATTTAAAAATTATTTTTCAATATCAGAAGAATTCTCAATTAATTTAAATTTAATTGCAAACTTGCTTATTATTGCAATTTTAGGGTATATTTTTTATAAAGCATTTCGATATTTTGGAACTAAATTTATAAAAAAATTAGTATCAAAAACAACAACAAATTTTGATGATTTTTTATTAAATAATCGAGTATTTTTAAATATTTCTAGAATTTTTGTTTTTCTGTTTTTATACTCGTTACTCACTCCTCTTTTAGTTGATTTTCCTAATCTATTAAATTACGGACATCGATTTATCAATCTAATTATTTTATTTTCGATTATCTGGTTTATCAGAAGCATTTTATTAACAATTAAAGATTTTTTAAGAACTTTAACCGCTTTTAAAGACAAACCTTTAGAAAGTTATGTTCAAATTTTTATGATTGTTTTATGGATTATAGGTTTTATAATTTCTTTTTCAATTATTACAGGTAAACCACTAATTCGTTTTTTAACCGCTTTAGGAGCTTTTTCTGCTGTTTTATTACTTATTTTTAAAGATACTATTTTAGGTTTTGTAGCAAGTATTCAAATAACGGTAAACGATACCGTACGTTTAAATGATTGGATTACCATCGACAAATACAATGCCGATGGAAACGTAACAGCCATAAATTTAGCCTCGGTAATTGTACAAAATTTTGATAATACAGTAACAAGTATTCCTACGTATTCTTTAATTTCTGAATCGTTTAAAAACTGGCGTGCGATGGATAATTCTGGCGGACGTAGAATAAAACGCTCGGTACTTATAAAATCGAATAGTATTCATTTTTTAACAGATGAAGACATTGAAAACTATAAAAAAATAAGCTTATTAACCGATTATGTTACCACAGCTTATGAAAATGTAAAAGCCCATAATTTGGAAAATAACATTGATAAATCAATATTAATTAACGGGCGAAACTTGACAAATTTTGGAATGTTTAGAAAATATTTAGACGAATATTTAAAACAACATCCGAAGATAAATCAAGAATTATTATTTATGTCTCGTCAGTTACAACCTACCGAAAACGGAATTCCGTTAGAAATTTACGCCTTTTGTAAAAATAAATCGTGGGTAGCTTATGAAAGAGACATGGCTGATATTTTTGACCATATTTTGGCAAGTATAAAATATTTTAACTTAGAAATTTTTGAAAATCCGACAGGAACAGATATTATCAATTTAAAAAATAACTAATAACATTGAGCTCTAAAAAACCAAATTCGTTATGGCAATTAGCCATTCAAAAATTTAAACAAAGTAAAATAGGTTTATCTAGCTTTTGGTTTATTATTTTCTGTGGATTAATTGCTGTTTTTTGCTATGTAATTGCTCCTGATAATAGTAATTCGGCAAACCAAATGCATTTAGAAATACATTCTAAAGCTCCTGGTTTTTCAGTATTGATGCTTAGTATTCCGTCAAAATCAAAAGAAAAACAATCGTGGTTTTCGGTTTTTGTGGATGGAAAAAAAAATGTTTCTACAGAAATCTCTATAAAATCATATGCAATAAAAGAGCATCAATTAGAGGTTTTAAAATATTCGGATGGTTTATCAAAAGCATATCCGCTGTCTTTATTTAAAAATCAACCTAAAAAATATATTCAACAAAAAACATTTTGGTTTGGAACAGATAAATATGGACGAGATTTATTAAGTCGCTTATTAATTGGAGCACGAATTTCTTTTTTCATCGGATTTATAGCTGTTTTTATATCGCTTTTAATCGGAATTCCTATTGGTGCAATTGCAGGTTATTTTGGTGGGAAAATCGATAATTTTATTATGTGGATTATCAATATTACTTGGTCTATTCCTACTTTATTATTGGTAATAGCCATCACTTTAGCTTTAGGAAAAGGATTTTGGCAAGTGTTTATCGCCGTAGGCTTAACGATGTGGGTGGAAGTTGCTCGTGTAGTGCGTGGGCAAGTAATTACAACCAAACAACAACAATATGTAGAAGCCGCAAAAGCTTTAGGTTTTTCTGATTTTAGAATTATTTTCAAACATATTTTACCTAATATTTTAGCTCCGATAATTGTAATATCTGCGGCTAATTTTGCAGCTGCAATTTTAATTGAAAGTGGCTTAAGTTTTTTAGGAATTGGAGCACAACCTCCTACTCCATCTTGGGGAGCTATGATTAAAAATCATTATAATTATATCATTTTAGGAAAACCTTTTTTAGCCTTAATTCCTGGATTGGCAATTATGAGTTTAGTAATGGCTTTTATGCTAATAGGAAATACACTTCGTGATGCTTTAGATGTAAAATCTTAATTTAAGAAACTTTATTTTGTACTTTCGTTTTCCTTAAAAAAAATACAAATGAGTTTTAGTGTACCTTTTAAAACAAGATGGGCAGATTTTGATGCCAATATACATATGCGACACACCGCATACAATGATTATGCAGCCGAAGTAAGATTACGTTTTTTTAAAGAACATAATATTACTATTCAAGATTTTACAAATGAAAAAACAGGTCCTATTTTATTTGAAGAAAATACCAAATTTTTAAGTGAAATTCATATGGGGACAGATATTACTGTCAATTTAAAAATAATAGGACTATCAAATAAAGGCGAACGTTGGAAAATTCAACGTGAAGTTTTTAATGAAAACGGAAAATTATCAGCAATAATAACGGTTTACGGTGCTTGGCTAGATTTAGTAAAAAGAAAATTAACTGTTCCTCCTACTAAATTTCAAACAATATTTAATACCGTAGAAAAAACCGAAGATTTTAAAGAAATTATATTAAAAAATTAATGATTACATCAAAAAAAATAAAATTAATAGTTGGTATTATTGTACTTATTGCAGGATACTTTATTAATCAAAATCCTAATGATAATTCAATACAAATTGAATCAACAGACCAAATAAATATAGGCGATTTTAATTATTTACCAACCTCAACAACAGGAGTTATCGTAAAACATGATGGCTATCAATTATCTTATAATGAAAAACGTGAACAGGCAGAATGGGTGGCTTATTCATTAAGTAAAGAAGATATTCGTACAACTAAAATTAATAGACCTTATTTTATTAATGATCCGAAAGTAAAAACAAGATCAGCTAATTATAAAAGCTATAAAAAATCGGGATATGACAAAGGTCATTTATGCCCTGCGGCAGATAAAAAACATTCGATAAAAGCATATAAAGAAACTTTTTACACTTCTAATATTTCTCCACAAAGACATAGTTTTAATGCAGGTATCTGGAGAAAATTAGAAGAAAAATCAAGATATTGGGCAAAGAAATATGACAAAATATACATTATTACAGGTGGAATTTTAAAAGATGATTTAAGAACCATCGGTCGTGATAAAGTTTCTATCCCTACTGAATTTTATAAAATAATATTAGATTATACAGGACCCGAAGTTAAAGCTATCGCTTTTTTAATACCTCATAAAAAAAGTACAAAACCATTATATGATTATGTTATTTCTATTGATGATTTAGAAGAAAAAACAGGTATTGATTTTTTTCCTGCCTTACCAGATGATATTGAAGAGAAACTAGAAAGTTCTAGTAATTACAAAGCTTGGAGCTTTAGATAATTTTTAAATTTATAGCATAAAAAAAGCTTCTCATAAATGAGAAGCTTTTTTGTACGGGCAAAGAGACTCGAACTCTCACACCTTGCGGCACCAGATCCTAAGTCTGGCGTGTCTACCAATTCCACCACACCCGCAGTTTATTGTGGGTGCAAATATAAACAATAGTTAGAAACTACAAAGCAGAAGCACATTTTTTTTATTATTTTTGTAATAGACTAAAAACAACACATGGAAAACGTTCAAGAATATATTGCTCAACATAAAGATAGATTTATAAATGAGCTTATCGATTTATTAAAAATACCATCAGTAAGTGCAGATCCTACTTATAAAAAAGATGTATTAAATACCGCTGATGTTGTTAAAAATAGTTTAGAAAAAGCTGGATGTGATAAAGTAGAAATTTGTGAAACTCCTGGCTATCCTATTATTTATGGTGAAAAAATAATTGACCCTACTTTACCTACTATTTTAATATATGGTCATTATGATGTACAACCTGCAGACCCTATTGAATTATGGACTTCACCGCCTTTTGAACCTGTTATTAAAAAAACAGATATTCATCCTGAAGGGGCAATTTTTGCTCGTGGTGCTTGTGATGATAAAGGGCAAATGTATATGCGTGTAAAAGCTTTAGAATACGTGACAAATACAGGTAACTTACCTTGTAATGTAAAATTTATGATTGAAGGTGAAGAAGAAGTTGGTTCTGAAAGCTTATCATGGTTTGTACCTAGAAATAAAGAAAAATTAGCAAACGACGTTATTTTAATTTCTGATACAGGAATGATAGCTAACGACATTCCATCAATAACAACAGGTTTACGTGGTTTAAGTTATGTTGAAGTAGAAATTACAGGACCAAATAGAGATTTACACTCTGGTTTATATGGTGGTACTGTTGCTAATCCTATTAATATTTTAACAAAAATGATTGCTTCATTACAAGATGAAAACAATCATATTACTATTCCTGGTTTTTACGATGATGTAGAAGAATTATCTCGTGAAGAACGTGATGAAATGGCAAAAGCTCCTTTTTCTGTTGATGCTTATAAAGATGCCTTAGATATTGATGATATTTATGGTGAAAAAGGATACACAACCAACGAACGTAATTCTATCAGACCAACATTAGATGTAAACGGAATTTGGGGTGGTTATA
The Tenacibaculum pacificus DNA segment above includes these coding regions:
- a CDS encoding dipeptidase translates to MENVQEYIAQHKDRFINELIDLLKIPSVSADPTYKKDVLNTADVVKNSLEKAGCDKVEICETPGYPIIYGEKIIDPTLPTILIYGHYDVQPADPIELWTSPPFEPVIKKTDIHPEGAIFARGACDDKGQMYMRVKALEYVTNTGNLPCNVKFMIEGEEEVGSESLSWFVPRNKEKLANDVILISDTGMIANDIPSITTGLRGLSYVEVEITGPNRDLHSGLYGGTVANPINILTKMIASLQDENNHITIPGFYDDVEELSREERDEMAKAPFSVDAYKDALDIDDIYGEKGYTTNERNSIRPTLDVNGIWGGYTGEGAKTVIASKAYAKISMRLVPNQDWRAITELFKNHFESIAPKSVKVKVTPHHGGQAYVTPIDNIGYKAASKAYTETFGKTPIPQRSGGSIPIVALFEEELKSKSILMGFGLNSDAIHSPNEHFGVWNYLKGIETIPYFYKYFTELSK